In Thermovirga sp., the DNA window GATAATGAGCGATGAAATTCTGGGCCATATGAGGGAAAAAGTAGTCATCCCCGACAGCGGCGCTCTCCCCATCGTGGACAGGAAGAGGCCTACGTGCAGCCCCGATGAATTCATGCCCTACAAGCCGGATCCCGAGGATAATTTACCCCCCATGGCCTCCTTCGGCGATGGGTACCGGTGGCATATCACCGGCCTCACGCACAACGAGTGGGGATTCCCCACGAACTGCCCCGAAGAGATCGCCAAAAAGACCGCCCGGTTGATGGACAAGGTTTATGCCTATCGTGACGATATTGTCGAGTTCGAAACCGAGAGCGTGGAAGATGCCAGGATCATAGTCGTTGCCTTCGGCAGCGTAGCCCGGACCTCCTTGAGCGCCGTTCGGATGGCCAGGAACAAGGGTCTCAAGGTGGGCTATTTTCGGCCGGTCGCGCTTTGGCCCTTTCCCGACAGGGAACTCGAGGCGCTGGCGGAAAAGGCGGGACAGTTGATCGTACCCGAACTAAACTATGGCCAGATGGTTAATGAAGTAGAAAGATCAGTCCACGGCAAAGCCGAAATAACCCAAATGAGCCTGGTCAATGGCGAGCTTTTCCAGCCCTCCGAGATCCTGGAAAAAATCGAGGAGGTGGCCCGATAATGCCGCGCTCTGAAGTCATGACATGGTTGAGAAAGAGGTTTTTCCCCCACCTGTGGTGCCCCGGATGTGGCCATGGGATAATAATGCACGCCATCCTGAGGGCCCTCATCGATTCCGGAAAGTCGAAGGAAGAGACGGTAATCGCTTCCGGAATAGGATGTTCTAGCAGGATGCCCGGGTACATCGACGCCTGCACGATCCATACCACTCATGGCAGGTCTTTGGCCTTCGCCACCGGTATTAAATTGGCCAACCCCGAACTTACGATAATCGATGTAATGGGTGATGGCGACTGTACGGCCATTGGTGGCAATCATTTCATCCACGCCTGCAGGAGAAACATAGGCATCACTGCCGTGGTAATGAACAACAATATATATGGCATGACCGGAGGACAGGCCTCGCCGACAACGCCCCTGGGAGCCAAGGCAACGACGGCACCCTATGGCGCCATCGATCCACCTTTCGACATCTGTAAACTTGCCCAGGGCGCCGGGGCTACTTACGTGGCCAGAACCACCGTTGCACAGCCCGTCCTTTGCGAGCAGTACATAAAGAACGGAATAGCCAACAAGGGTTTCTCCGTTATCGAGATACTCACCAACTGCCATACCCAGTTCGGCAGGAGGAACAACCTCAGGACTCCCGTGGACAACTTGAACCACTTCAAGAATAATTCGATACCCTTGGCTAAAGCCCAGGGCATGACCCCCTCCGATCTTGAAGGCAAGATAGTGACCGGCGAATTCGTGAAGAGGGAAGCGCCGGAATATACTGAACTTTATCGCAGTCTGATCGATAGAATTGAGGGGGATAAATGATGAAAGACCGCTACGAGATAAGATTCGCGGGATCCGGCGGCCAGGGGGTAATATTGGCCACTGTTGTGGTTGGTGAGGCCGCGGCTATCTACGAGGGCCTGAACTCGGTCCAGACCCAATCCTATGGACCCGAAGCAAGGGGAGGCAAGTCCAAATCCGAGGTCGTTATTTCGAGGGACAATATCGATTATCCGAAGGCGACAACTCCCGATCTCCAAATTAGCCTCAACCAAGCTTCTTGCGACGAATTTATCGGTCAGACGGGCAAGGATGGGATCGTGGTAGTGGACGATACTTATGTCTCATCGGTCCCGGAAACGGATGCCCAGGTATTTCGTTTGCCCATAGTGAAAACAGCGAGAGAAAAGATCGGGAGGGAACTGGTCACCAACATGGTGGCCCTGGGGGTAACCGCTTGGGTCCTGGAGATGAAGGGACTCATGAAAACCGATTCTCTTAAACAGGCTGTATTGGCAAGGGTTCCCAAGGGGACGGAGGAGATGAACGAAAAAGCCTTCAAGGAAGGTTATAAACTAATGAAAGATATCCGGTAGATCCGGTAAACCTGCTCCAGGAGATACCAAGCGAGGCGAGGGGCCACCCTCACGCCTCGCTTTTTTAACTTGTTTCGCGGGATGGAAGTGGCGTAGTCTCCAACCGTCGAGGTTTTTATCACGGCAAGCGAAGTGGTCGGCCTC includes these proteins:
- a CDS encoding 2-oxoacid:acceptor oxidoreductase subunit alpha, which produces LGFAYMAEIPIVVVDVMRGGPSTGLPTSIAQQDVMQARWGVHGDHATIAYAPSSVQECYEVAIKAFNMAERFRQPVLIMSDEILGHMREKVVIPDSGALPIVDRKRPTCSPDEFMPYKPDPEDNLPPMASFGDGYRWHITGLTHNEWGFPTNCPEEIAKKTARLMDKVYAYRDDIVEFETESVEDARIIVVAFGSVARTSLSAVRMARNKGLKVGYFRPVALWPFPDRELEALAEKAGQLIVPELNYGQMVNEVERSVHGKAEITQMSLVNGELFQPSEILEKIEEVAR
- a CDS encoding 2-oxoacid:ferredoxin oxidoreductase subunit beta; translation: MPRSEVMTWLRKRFFPHLWCPGCGHGIIMHAILRALIDSGKSKEETVIASGIGCSSRMPGYIDACTIHTTHGRSLAFATGIKLANPELTIIDVMGDGDCTAIGGNHFIHACRRNIGITAVVMNNNIYGMTGGQASPTTPLGAKATTAPYGAIDPPFDICKLAQGAGATYVARTTVAQPVLCEQYIKNGIANKGFSVIEILTNCHTQFGRRNNLRTPVDNLNHFKNNSIPLAKAQGMTPSDLEGKIVTGEFVKREAPEYTELYRSLIDRIEGDK
- a CDS encoding 2-oxoacid:ferredoxin oxidoreductase subunit gamma, with protein sequence MKDRYEIRFAGSGGQGVILATVVVGEAAAIYEGLNSVQTQSYGPEARGGKSKSEVVISRDNIDYPKATTPDLQISLNQASCDEFIGQTGKDGIVVVDDTYVSSVPETDAQVFRLPIVKTAREKIGRELVTNMVALGVTAWVLEMKGLMKTDSLKQAVLARVPKGTEEMNEKAFKEGYKLMKDIR